TAAGAGGATAGATTTACAAATGATTTTGCAAGATCTTCTCTTGAATAGGCATATCTGAAGGATTGAATGCTCAATTTATAATATTCATCCCAATCATTGTTTTCCCTGCTTATTTCACACAATCCAAAAATAGCTTTTACATTAATAGGATTATAATCATAGGATAATTCAAAGGATTTTAGGGCATTTTCATAGTCATTGAAATGCAACAACACATTTCCATAGTTGGAGTATAAAGTGGAATAATCCAGCATGAGAGGATATTTCCTTTTGATTTCCTTATTTGTGGTGATTTGGAATAAAAGCTCTTCAAGAAGGTTTTTGAATATGTATTCTCCCTCAATGTATTCCTTATTCAAATTGATGTTTTCCTTCCCGAATTCCAAGGCCTCATCATATTTTTCCTCTTTAACTAAGGAATCCATTTCCCTTATTATTTCTGGTATAGACTTTATTTCCATGATATCAATTAGTATATTTAACTGTTCAATAATTCCTTCTTCTTATTTTCAAATTCCTCTTCTGTGATGATTCCATCCTTTAACAATTCATGATACTTTCTTATTTCCCCTGGAATATCACGGATGATCTGTTTTGCTTGGGTTTCCTCCATGACTTCAAAGGAGCCGGTAGTCAGTTTATTGATCAATCTGCTTTCAAAGCTGTTCAGCATGTCATCGTCCAATGTCTTCAATAGAAGAGTCCTGTCTGCCAAAGCAAATTGAATCTTGTTGTCAGCCACTCTTTGAATGTCATCCTCATTGACATCATCATAATCTATAGTATAAGCATCCTTGACCTTGCCGTTCAATCTGCTTCTTTTTTCTACATAAATGGAATCCTCATCCAATTTGATGGCTCCATTGAACTTATTATCATTTCCATCAATGGATTCTGTCAAAAGCCCCAGGAAATCATATTCCACATCTCTTGATTTAATTTCCCCTTTAGGCATATTCCCTTCAGGA
This genomic window from Methanobrevibacter sp. contains:
- a CDS encoding SHOCT domain-containing protein → MGKLGFLFNPEGNMPKGEIKSRDVEYDFLGLLTESIDGNDNKFNGAIKLDEDSIYVEKRSRLNGKVKDAYTIDYDDVNEDDIQRVADNKIQFALADRTLLLKTLDDDMLNSFESRLINKLTTGSFEVMEETQAKQIIRDIPGEIRKYHELLKDGIITEEEFENKKKELLNS